In Ovis canadensis isolate MfBH-ARS-UI-01 breed Bighorn chromosome 3, ARS-UI_OviCan_v2, whole genome shotgun sequence, one DNA window encodes the following:
- the YPEL5 gene encoding protein yippee-like 5, producing the protein MGRIFLDHIGGTRLFSCANCDTILTNRSELISTRFTGATGRAFLFNKVVNLQYSEVQDRVMLTGRHMVRDVSCKNCNSKLGWIYEFATEDSQRYKEGRVILERALVRESEGFEEHVPSDNS; encoded by the exons ATGGGCAGGATTTTCCTTGATCATATTGGTGGTACCCGTCTGTTTTCCTGTGCAAACTGCGATACGATCCTGACCAACCGTTCAGAACTCATCTCCACTCGGTTCACAGGCGCCACTGGCAGAGCATTTCTTTTTAACAAG gtAGTTAACCTACAGTATAGTGAAGTTCAAGATCGGGTCATGCTCACTGGCCGCCACATGGTTCGAGATGTGAGCTGCAAAAACTGCAATAGCAAACTGGGATGGATCTATGAGTTTGCCACTGAAGACAGCCAGCGTTATAAAGAAGGTCGTGTGATCCTGGAACGCGCTCTAGTTCGAGAAAGTGAGGGCTTTGAGGAGCATGTACCATCTGATAACtcttga